In the genome of Arachis stenosperma cultivar V10309 chromosome 6, arast.V10309.gnm1.PFL2, whole genome shotgun sequence, the window ttatattttaCCTTTGATTTGGCAGCTCAAGCTCTTGGATTGCCATTTTTGAGTCCCTATCTGCAATCAATAGGATCAAACTTCAGACATGGGGCCAACTATGCAACATTGGCATCCACTGTGCTTATTCCTAACACTTCTTTGTTTGTCAGTGGAATCAGCCCTTTCTCTCTTGCTATCCAGCTCAACCAAATGAAGCAATTTAAAACCAGAGTCCTTGAATTTCATCAACAAGGTGCAAAATGTACAAACTTTCTAGTTcccaaattttatttattatttcataCACTAGCTCTGAATAGAACACTTTGTTCAAATAAACAGTTATTTAAGAATGGAAGCAGTATTATAGGAGCTTACTAATTTTCTTTTCACAATGCCAAAACTGGCACCCCTTGTGATTTTTCTTGTGCTATCAAtataataactataaaatagaATATTTCAGAGTATCTGAGTCTTATGAACAAGAGTATTTCAGTACaattaattttacttttcttaGCTTTAACCCTTTAAGTTCTCTCTTTTAGAATTAACCTTATTTTAGTTCATAAAATCTTGCAGAAGCCAAGCTTCCTTCACCGGATATATTCGGAAAATCGCTTTACACATTCTACATTGGCCAAAATGACTTCACTTCCaacttaggtgccattggtgtAGGTGGAGTGAAGCAGAGCCTTCCTCAAGTTGTTTCAGAAATAGGTGCCACAATTAAGGTGAGACTCAACACCAATACAGATCTATTATTACTGAAATAACAAAATAATCTCACTGAATTTCTAGGAGCTATACCATGATGTTGGAGGACGTACATTTATGGTGCTCAATCTTGCACCAGTGGGATGCTACCCTTCATTCTTGGTGGAGCTTCAACATAATAGTTCAGACATTGATGAATTTGGATGTATGGTTTCCTTAAACAAGGCCGTTGTGGACTATAACAAGATGTTGAAAGAGACATTGAGAGAGACTAGAGAGACTCTTTCTGATGCTAATGTCATTTATGTGGATGTACACACTGTTCTGTTAGAGCTCTTTCAGCATCCAACTTCTCATGGTTCAAATCAACCACTTCTCCTTCATATCTATATATAAGTTTAATCACTTGAAAAGCTCTTAACTCAACACTTTGGAACAGGGCTCAAGTATGGCACGAAAGCATGTTGCGGATATGGAGGGGGAAAGTACAATTTCGATCCAAAAGCTTACTGTGGCAATTCCAAAGCAAAAGCATGTGATGATCCTTACAACTACGTAAGCTGGGATGGAATCCATGCAACAGAAGCTGCAAACAAGCTTGTTACCTATGCCATTCTCAATGGTTCCTATTCTCATCCCAACTTCCCTCTTCAGGAACATTGTGATCTTCAACCTATAGCTTGATCCACTTTCCGAATTAAAGGCTAAACTAGCTAGGAATAATGTTACACATAATATTTACAATATTTCTGATCTATGAGGTTAACTAAAGCCAAAGTTTGCTGTTATATTAGCACAAAGCCACAAACTAACGTTAATAAAGAAATCGATTTGTATCCCGTTCATCTTTAGTCTCGATGCGCCACAGTTTTTGCAATGAAGCCACTAAAACTTAAGAGAAAGTGACAAAATGTCATGACCTTAAGCATAATATTATTTGATAtaaattaaagatgaaaaaaaaaaaacaaaaaagagtaTAGAAAAGCTACGTGCTTATGGACTACTGAGTACTGACAACAATCTTGTATTGGGCAAGTCAGCAATCCCCTCAGCTACCAACTTATGCTTGCttaatttaattagtccctGTAAAGAttcccaaaagaaaaaaaaagaaataatttcCATTACACATTAAAATGTTTTTATAGTTTCAGGAAATAGTTAAAAAAgcatatattaaaattaaaattagaaaaatatagaactaattaattaat includes:
- the LOC130935515 gene encoding GDSL esterase/lipase At4g01130; translation: MNKVAPKMSCINLASVMALLLCLVGLSHTKCDFEAIFNFGDSNSDTGGFYAAFPAESAPFGVTFFKKPAGRASDGRLMIDFLAQALGLPFLSPYLQSIGSNFRHGANYATLASTVLIPNTSLFVSGISPFSLAIQLNQMKQFKTRVLEFHQQEAKLPSPDIFGKSLYTFYIGQNDFTSNLGAIGVGGVKQSLPQVVSEIGATIKELYHDVGGRTFMVLNLAPVGCYPSFLVELQHNSSDIDEFGCMVSLNKAVVDYNKMLKETLRETRETLSDANVIYVDVHTVLLELFQHPTSHGLKYGTKACCGYGGGKYNFDPKAYCGNSKAKACDDPYNYVSWDGIHATEAANKLVTYAILNGSYSHPNFPLQEHCDLQPIA